A region from the Metarhizium brunneum chromosome 7, complete sequence genome encodes:
- the HNM1_8 gene encoding Choline transport protein, which produces MDHKATHDPKAAVSSAADAEYINASGHAQELRRNFSLFSLAGIGLVVGNVWPAIGGSILVAIFNGGPPGVLYEFMAVSVCYWNVAASIAELASAMPSSAGVYHWASVTPGKRWGRPVGFFAGWWNYFAWLLGAASMTSIFGNTIVQMYAVMHPGFVAKQWHVFVAYVLFTWLACLSVIFGNRLMPGLNRAGAFCIVAFFLITVVVVTTVPGLEGHPGHASSAFVWTQWTADIGYPDGFVFLAGMLNGAYSVGPVDAVTHLAEEIPHPERNVPLAIAMQVSIGFVTGLAYLVAVLYAVNDYDGLLQSQYPIAEIYRQATGSDAGACALLSMILVTISFTVLGLHITCGRTLWALARDGATPMQDKLMQISPRQHVPVYTTVVSAVLTTLLGAIYVGSTTAFNAFVSGFILLSSSSFVACILPNILTGRKNIRYGPFRLGRVVGFLVNGVSCLYLLVWGVIYTFPPSLPTNAETMNYSSLIWGGLTIFVAVLWFFKASKGYRGPLQDESVRGQGVS; this is translated from the coding sequence ATGGATCACAAAGCCACCCACGACCCGAAAGCAGCCGTGTCATCTGCAGCAGACGCCGAGTACATCAATGCGTCTGGACACGCTCAGGAGCTCCGTCGAAACTTCAGCCTCTTCTCTTTGGCTGGAATCGGCCTGGTCGTGGGCAATGTGTGGCCGGCCATCGGTGGCTCTATCCTGGTGGCCATCTTCAACGGCGGACCACCGGGCGTTCTCTACGAGTTCATGGCCGTCTCCGTCTGCTACTGGAACGTGGCCGCCAGCATTGCCGAGCTCGCCAGCgccatgccgtcgtcggccgGCGTGTACCACTGGGCCTCGGTGACGCCGGGGAAGCGCTGGGGCAGGCCGGTTGGCTTCTTCGCCGGGTGGTGGAATTACTTCGCCTGGCTGCTGGGCGCCGCGAGCATGACGTCCATCTTTGGCAATACCATTGTGCAAATGTACGCCGTCATGCATCCCGGCTTCGTCGCCAAGCAATGGCACGTCTTTGTCGCCTACGTCCTCTTCACCTGGCTCGCCTGCCTCTCCGTCATCTTTGGCAACCGCCTGATGCCGGGGCTGAACCGCGCCGGCGCCTTTTGCATagtcgccttcttcctcatcaccgtcgtcgtcgtcacaaCCGTGCCCGGGCTGGAGGGCCACCCCGGCCAcgcctcgtcggcctttGTGTGGACACAGTGGACGGCAGACATTGGCTATCCCGACGGATTTGTCTTCCTGGCGGGCATGCTCAACGGCGCCTACAGCGTTGGGCCGGTCGACGCCGTGACGCACCTGGCTGAGGAGATTCCGCACCCGGAGAGGAACGTGCCGCTCGCCATTGCCATGCAGGTGTCGATCGGGTTCGTGACCGGGCTCGCGTACCTGGTGGCGGTCCTGTACGCCGTCAACGACTACGACGGGCTGCTGCAGTCGCAGTATCCCATTGCCGAGATATACCGACAGGCCACGGGCTCCGACGCGGGCGCGTGTGCCCTGCTGTCCATGATCCTCGTCACGATATCCTTCACCGTGCTGGGGCTGCACATTACGTGCGGCCGGACTCTCTGGGCGCTGGCCCGCGACGGGGCCACGCCCATGCAGGACAAGCTCATGCAGATTAGTCCCAGGCAGCATGTACCCGTCTACACGACCGTTGTTTCCGCCGTCCTGACGACCCTCCTTGGCGCCATCTACGTTGGGAGCACGACTGCCTTCAACGCCTTTGTCAGCGGCTTCATCCTGctctccagcagctcgtTTGTCGCTTGCATCTTGCCAAATATCCTGACGGGGAGGAAGAACATTCGCTACGGGCCCTTTCGACTCGGGAGAGTCGTCGGGTTCCTTGTCAATGGCGTTTCTTGTCTTTATTTGCTGGTCTGGGGCGTCATTTACACGTTTCCGCCGAGTCTGCCCACCAATGCGGAAACCATGAACTACTCGTCTCTGATTTGGGGAGGGCTTACTATTTTCGTGGCCGTTTTGTGGTTTTTCAAAGCTAGCAAGGGCTATCGCGGGCCGTTGCAGGACGAATCTGTGAGGGGGCAAGGAGTGTCGTAG
- the swnT_1 gene encoding Transmembrane transporter swnT: MAVASQPSTINKGTSFQTQKAFTTLSAIGTGYGATNTAVGLLLVLGSTVPMGGSPLFFWGFILLIVVAWATASSLAELASAMPHPGGQYIWVNQLAPPSIRRGLSYSTAMISWLGAVATGASACLSASVGIFGVVSFLNPDFVYRRWMGFVAFQILNLVTMFCSFFEQALPKISKALLFVSVASAAVVFVTLFATSRQHATPETFFTTISNTSGWQDGIAFLTGLSGINWSLCCLDLVTHLAEEIPSPSTNIPRALMWSIVVGFISGILVITSVFVNVPVVNADDDNSALILFYKISGSKAVAVGIWIPILVAIVGALWSIQVWQSRLSWAISRERGFPLHRYLGRIAPEPFSTPVWSLVWSAAFSAAFGCLYLASELAFNSLISTGLLLQYISYSTPVVLLLVQGRSTFRHGPFWYPRLGLMANLIMLGWTVVAIVFYCFPYQIPAEAEKMNYVSAVLIVVAFFICTIWFTFGRRNYQVNYFLRK; this comes from the coding sequence ATGGCGGTAGCCAGCCAGCCCTCCACCATTAACAAGGGCACCTCTTTCCAGACACAAAAGGCCTTTACGACGCTCTCTGCCATAGGAACAGGCTATGGGGCAACCAACACGGCCGTTGGGCTGCTCCTCGTCCTAGGCAGCACTGTCCCCATGGGCGGCTCACCACTCTTCTTCTGGGGGTTTATACTCCTGATAGTTGTTGCATGGGCCACGGCTTCCTCTCTTGCCGAGCTGGCTTCGGCGATGCCACATCCCGGGGGCCAATACATATGGGTAAATCAGCTCGCGCCGCCAAGTATACGCCGCGGGCTCTCATATAGTACAGCCATGATCAGCTGGTTGGGCGCTGTAGCCACAGGTGCGTCCGCATGTCTGTCGGCGTCAGTGGGTATCTTTGGCGTCGTCAGCTTCCTGAATCCGGATTTTGTCTACCGTCGTTGGATGGGCTTCGTCGCCTTCCAGATTCTGAACTTGGTTACAATGTTTTGCTCATTCTTTGAGCAAGCGTTGCCCAAGATCTCCAAGGCACTCCTATTCGTCAGCGTTGCATCAGCTGCGGTGGTCTTTGTCACGCTGTTTGCCACGTCGCGCCAACACGCAACCCCGGAGACGTTCTTCACAACCATATCCAATACGAGCGGATGGCAAGACGGGATTGCCTTTTTGACCGGTCTAAGCGGGATCAATTGGAGTCTTTGCTGCCTTGACCTAGTGACACATCTTGCCGAGGAGATTCCTTCACCAAGCACCAATATTCCGAGGGCGTTGATGTGGAGCATCGTTGTGGGGTTTATATCTGGTATCCTGGTCATTACGTCCGTGTTTGTAAATGTACCGGTCGTTAACGCAGACGATGATAACTCTGCCCTGATCCtgttttataaaataagcgGTAGCAAAGCCGTTGCTGTGGGGATCTGGATCCCGATTCTGGTAGCCATAGTCGGAGCCTTGTGGTCTATTCAGGTATGGCAGTCTCGTCTATCATGGGCCATCAGTCGAGAAAGAGGATTTCCGCTTCATCGATATTTGGGAAGAATCGCACCTGAACCGTTTTCCACGCCAGTATGGTCTCTTGTCTGGTCGGCCGCGTTTTCCGCAGCGTTTGGATGCCTATACCTCGCGTCAGAACTTGCCTTTAATTCTCTGATCTCGACAGGACTGCTCCTGCAGTACATTAGCTACAGCACTCCAGTCGTGTTGCTGCTTGTACAAGGCCGGTCTACATTTCGACATGGGCCATTTTGGTACCCTAGGCTGGGCCTGATGGCTAACTTGATCATGTTGGGCTGGACGGTGGTGGCCATCGTGTTCTATTGCTTCCCGTACCAAATTCCTGCCGAGGCAGAGAAGATGAATTACGTGTCCGCCGTCTTGATAGTTGTTGCTTTTTTCATTTGCACCATCTGGTTTACCTTTGGACGTCGGAACTATCAGGTCAACTACTTTTTAAGGAAGTAG
- the Bco1 gene encoding Beta,beta-carotene 15,15'-dioxygenase produces the protein MSAAMNDPSVIRRTAADEEADAKEALQNFENQRWISWPNEGAFDALDEQYDSVHLKVKGSIPSWAAGSLFRTGPGQSMVENTSRGTHHVSHWFDGFAHTHRFDIIPPPAGDSATSVVYSSRGQSEEYIAMVKKHGWQTSVSFGQRSDPCVGIFAKFMSIFLPQKVNNNVAVIANMPGLDSSGGRRVGHRTGLDNVYITTDNSTLEKIDPETLEPLGSAAQQQLHPKLKGPLSCAHAQKDPVTGDLFNFNIDLGRRATYRIFRVNADSGTTDILATIAENELPAAYIHSFFLTENYVVLCVPTSHFGWNGLKILWERNVIDAIQPFDKSVKCKWFAVDRRHGRGVVARFSTPASFFFHSVNAFEQKSKGSNGEEITNIFLDMVEYVNTDVMHMLYYDILMNRNQDAIKDLRKRDKYKTSQPKLVRYKFALPALSQTHMGDYSLAAEQVFAILSPHAGELPIINPSRSGKAHRYVYGTCNRGVGFWMDGIVKTDVETRDALIWSGPVGHTPGEPIFVPRPGGTDEDDGVILTVVLDGSAQTSYLLCLDAKTLQELGRAETDFPIPIGLHGIHTPLGEPSVPS, from the exons ATGAGCGCCGCAATGAATGACCCTAGTGTCATTCGTCGCACCGCAGCAGATGAGGAAGCAGATGCAAAAGAAGCATTGCAGAACTTTGAGAATCAAAGATGGATTTCGTGGCCAAACGAAGGAGCC TTTGACGCTCTTGATGAGCAGTATGACTCGGTTCATCTAAAAGTCAAGGGTTCTATACCCTCCTGGGCTGCTGGATCGTTATTCAGAACCGGACCTGGACAGTCCATGGTTGAAAATACCTCAAGAGGCACACACCATGTCTCCCATTGGTTTGATGGGTTCGCCCACACCCACCGATTTGACATTATACCGCCCCCTGCCGGAGACAGTGCAACTTCAGTTGTGTACTCTTCTCGCGGACAATCCGAGGAATACATCGCCATGGTGAAAAAACACGGTTGGCAGACGAGTGTGTCCTTTGGCCAAAGGAGTGACCCCTGTGTCGGAATTTTCGCCAAGTTTATGAGCATTTTTCTTCCCCAGAAAGTGAACAACAACGTCGCCGTAATAGCCAACATGCCTGGACTGGACAGCAGTGGAGGCCGGCGGGTTGGTCATCGAACCGGACTAGACAATGTATATATTACCACAGATAACTCCACCTTGGAGAAGATTGACCCCGAGACACTGGAACCCCTCGGGTCCGCGGCACAGCAGCAATTGCACCCAAAGTTGAAAGGCCCGCTTTCTTGCGCACATGCTCAAAAGGATCCCGTCACTGGAGATTtgttcaacttcaacatcGATCTGGGTAGAAGAGCCACATATCGTATCTTTCGAGTCAATGCAGATTCAGGGACCACTGACATCCTAGCCACCATCGCAGAAAATGAGCTACCGGCCGCCTACATCCACAGCTTCTTTTTAACAGAGAACTACGTTGTGCTCTGCGTCCCAACGTCGCATTTCGGTTGGAACGGCCTCAAAATTCTATGGGAACGCAacgtcatcgacgccattCAACCATTTGACAAATCAGTGAAATGCAAGTGGTTCGCCGTCGACAGGCGGCACGGCAGAGGAGTCGTCGCCAGGTTCTCCACCCCagcttcctttttctttcattcAGTCAATGCCTTTGAGCAAAAGTCGAAAGGCAGCAACGGAGAGGAAATTACAAATATTTTCCTTGACATGGTGGAATACGTAAATACAGATGTTATGCACATGTTATATTATGATATCCTCATGAATCGAAATCAAGACGCCATAAAGGACCTGCGAAAGCGCGACAAGTATAAGACGTCGCAGCCAAAGCTTGTTAGGTACAAGTTTGCACTGCCGGCCCTCTCCCAAACGCACATGGGCGATTACTCACTCGCAGCCGAACAAGTCTTCGCCATTCTCAGCCCGCACGCTGGGGAATTACCGATTATCAACCCTTCCCGATCCGGAAAGGCGCATAGATATGTCTACGGCACCTGCAATCGCGGTGTGGGGTTCTGGATGGATGGAATTGTCAAGACCGATGTCGAGACGCGGGACGCCCTGATTTGGAGCGGCCCAGTTGGACATACACCCGGCGAACCCATTTTTGTGCCACGACCAGGTGGCaccgatgaagacgacggtgTGATCCTCACCGTCGTTCTGGACGGTAGTGCGCAGACATCGTATCTGCTGTGTTTGGATGCCAAAACGCTACAGGAGTTGGGTAGAGCCGAGACCGACTTCCCGATTCCCATTGGCCTGCATGGTATACATACCCCCTTGGGCGAACCATCCGTGCCGTCATAA
- the GIS2 gene encoding Zinc finger protein GIS2, translated as MSSLSRRACYKCGNVGHYAEVCSSSERLCYNCKQPGHESNGCPLPRTTEAKQCYHCQGLGHVQADCPTLRLSGSATSGRCYNCGQPGHLARACPNPVGPMGRGAPMGRGGFAGGFAGRGGFSGGPRPATCYKCGGPNHFARDCQAQAMKCYACGKLGHISRDCTAPNGGPLNTAGKTCYQCGEAGHISRDCPQKNASGEIAPEVDMGSVPAAQAPVAPIAPVA; from the exons ATGTCTTCTCTCTCTCGTCGTGCCTGCTACAAATGTGGCAATGTCGGCCACTATGCTGAAGTTTGCTCCTCATCCGAGCGCCTATGCTACAACT GCAAGCAGCCTGGCCACGAGTCCAACGGCTGCCCCCTTCCTCGAACGACAGAGGCAAAACAGTGCTACCACTGCCAGGGTCTCGGTCACGTTCAAGCCGACTGCCCTACTCTGCGCCTTAGCGGCAGTGCTACCAGTGGACGCTGCTACAACTGCGGCCAGCCTGGTCATCTGGCA CGCGCGTGCCCTAATCCGGTTGGCCCGATGGGCCGTGGTGCTCCCATGGGACGCGGCGGATTTGCCGGCGGCTTCGCTGGACGCGGCGGGTTCTCTGGCGGTCCTCGTCCTGCTACCTGTTACAAGTGCGGTGGTCCCAACCACTTTGCTCGGGATTGCCAGGCTCAGGCTATGAAGTGCTACGCCTGCGGCAAGCTCGGTCACATTTCTCGCGACTGTACCGCCCCGAACGGCGGCCCTCTGAACACTGCTGGCAAGACTTGCTACCAGTGCGGTGAGGCTGGTCACATTTCTCGCGACTGCCCTCAGAAGAACGCTAGCGGTGAGATCGCTCCCGAAGTCGATATGGGAAGCGTCCCTGCTGCTCAGGCACCGGTGGCTCCTATTGCCCCCGTGGCTTAA
- the alp1_7 gene encoding Alkaline protease 1, giving the protein MKTSAILAFFFGLTSAGVTRGPEGLESHIAQLDSDIKGTNAAPLRRSLQNGPETSSAPGRHPMLAKRASKTQKGAPWGLRAISHRRAGAFYEKFPPDPASKYYYDDRAGLNMYAYILDSGIRTTHEEFEGRAETVFTVYPGDEIDHRGHGTAVAGVLGSKTYGVAKRAKLLSVKTLDDKGSCAASAALHALSWTAEHILSNGRQHSSVINLSFGIPKLQALDTFIEALVSQVGIPVVTAAGNENEDASLSTPGSAKGVINVGHMDKNWVISPNSNWGPAVTMLAPGVQVECPSSGSDSNVKLESGSSFAAPHVAGLVLNAISVHGIKGAAEIRKFLLESATRDQACTSRNTPNIVANNGNTAQKKHTKPRNC; this is encoded by the coding sequence ATGAAAACCTCTGCGATTcttgccttcttcttcgggcTGACTTCAGCCGGGGTGACTCGTGGACCTGAGGGTCTAGAGTCGCATATAGCCCAACTTGATTCCGATATCAAAGGCACCAACGCCGCCCCTCTCAGACGTTCCTTACAAAATGGGCCCGAGACTTCTTCGGCACCAGGACGCCATCCCATGCTAGCAAAGAGGGCATCGAAAACACAAAAGGGTGCCCCGTGGGGTCTCAGAGCCATATCTCACCGACGCGCCGGGGCCTTTTATGAGAAGTTCCCTCCCGATCCAGCATCCAAGTACTACTATGATGATCGGGCCGGCCTCAACATGTACGCATATATTCTCGACAGTGGCATTCGCACCACCCACGAGGAGTTTGAGGGCCGCGCCGAGACCGTCTTTACTGTGTATCCCGGCGATGAGATTGACCACCGCGGGCACGGCACCGCAGTCGCCGGCGTACTTGGCAGCAAGACGTACGGCGTGGCAAAGCGGGCAAAGCTCCTGTCCGTCAAGACGCTAGATGACAAGGGAAGCTGCGCTGCCTCTGCGGCCCTTCACGCCCTTTCCTGGACGGCAGAGCATATACTTAGCAATGGCCGCCAGCATTCATCCGTCATCAACTTATCGTTTGGTATCCCAAAGCTGCAGGCACTGGATACTTTTATAGAAGCACTTGTTAGCCAAGTCGGCATCCCCGTCGTCACGGCCGCCGGCAATGAGAACGAGGACGCCAGCCTCAGCACGCCGGGGTCGGCCAAGGGCGTCATCAACGTTGGCCACATGGACAAGAACTGGGTCATTTCGCCCAACTCAAACTGGGGCCCGGCAGTCACTATGCTAGCTCCAGGAGTTCAAGTAGAATGTCCCTCTTCGGGGAGCGATTCTAATGTTAAATTGGAGAGTGGTTCATCTTTTGCGGCGCCTCACGTTGCCGGTCTTGTCTTGAATGCGATTTCCGTTCACGGCATCAAGGGGGCTGCTGAAATAAGGAAGTTTCTTCTCGAGTCGGCTACCAGAGACCAAGCTTGTACCTCCCGCAACACGCCAAACATAGTAGCCAACAACGGAAACACTGCGCAGAAGAAACATACAAAGCCGCGTAATTGTTGA